GGTTGTCAGTAATCAATATGTGGTTGCCTGAAATAGCTTTTTGGTTTACCACAACTGACAACCAACAACTAAATCACGGCGTGCTCAAATTCACATTCACACTACACCCATTTTTTATTAAGGGATGACATCGCTTCGAAGCGATGTCATCCCTTAATAAACCGGCAAAATCATGGAGCGGTAAGGTTAATATTCATACTGCATCCGTTTTTATCTGTAACCTTTACTATATAGTTACCAGGACAAAGTTGATTTTTATACCTGGTCACATATCCATCCGGCCAGGAGTAGGAGTAAGGACTTGTTCCTCCCGAAGCCGTTACCATCAGCCATTCTTTGCAACCGCACGCTACACAGTTAGCAGTACCTTTTGCAAATTGCCCTGATAGTGGAGGTGGTGAAGTAAATGTCGCTGTTGATGTCGCTGTACAACCCTTGTTATCTGTTACAGTAACAGTATAAGTTCCTGCCGATAAACCTGAAACCTGGAACCCTGAACCCTGAATCACACCACTCCAGTTATACATAAAAGCGGGACTGCCTCCCCCGGCTATTGCTGTTGCTGTTCCGTCATTACTTCCGTTACAGGATAAATTTGTTGCGCTTATTGTTACTGTAACCGCAGGGTTAATTGTAATCGCGGTGGTTGAAGAAGCTGTCGCCCCGGTGTTATCTGTTATTGTAACTGTATAGGTTGTTGATGAAACAGGACATGGACTTATAGTTTGTGTTGTTTCGTTATTGCTCCATGTATATGTGTATGGGCCGGTGCCATTGCTTGCAGCAGCTGTTATGGTAGCGCAGGTATTCGGGCAAATATCCGCCCCTGTCGCTGTAACTGTAATTCCTCCGCAAGGTGTGCCCGTGATCACAAATGTTGCAGTTCTTACCTGATTGCAATTACTTGTTGTTGTTACCGTGTAGGTCCCGGGACAAAGGCCGGTAATCGTATTAGAAGCTATTGTACTTAATGTTGAACTGCCATTGCTCCATGCATAACTGTAGTCGGGCTCGCCGCAGGTTAAACTAATTGTTGCGGTGCCATTACACGGACTGCAGGAGGTTGCATTAACCTGAGATTGAGTATAAGCAGGTGTGATAGGAATAAACTTCATTATGAAAGCATCGTGTATACCTGCGAAACCGCTTTGGTAGTATGCTCCGGCTGAATTCAATAATCCATTCGATGTCATTGTCTGCCATTCGCCAACAGCAAATAAATTATTATTCGCATCTGTTGTAACCGATGATCCAAAATCAATTCCAAAAGTTCCGGAAGTTCCGTTGTAGGTTGCCCATAGTCGGACGCCATTATTATTGAATTTCAAAATAAATACATCATCCTGCCCGCCCCCTCCGTAACCGGCCAAATACCCACCGCAGCCCGGATTCAGCGTTGGGAAATCCGTAGATTTAGTGCGACCTGTTACATAAACATTTCCGCAATTATCTACACATATTGCGGGTCCGTTGTATGTTGCGAATGGTTGGTCATCACTACTTCCTCCGTAATAACTGCTCCATAAAAGAGCGTTGTTCGTTCCGCTGAATTTGGCTATGTAGGCATCACCAATAAATCCGGTACCGCCATTATATGTATTATCGTAATACGCGCCTCCACCCGGATCTAAAGTAGGGAAGGAGGTATCAGTTGTTTTACCGGTGACAAAAATATTTCCACCGGCATCTACAGCGAGATGATGCAGTACGCTAAAGCCAGGCCCTCCGAAATTTGTGGCCCAGGTAGATGCACAGGTCGTACTATTGAATTTTAGAATGAATGAATTTGATATTGTTTGAAAATACGCTCCACCTCCGGGGTTAAGAGTAGGAAAGGTTGGATTGCCGCCTGATCCTCCTACAAAAACATTTCCAAAAGCATCGCAGGCAATTGAATGCGCCTGGTCAAAACCGCTGCCTCCGTAGTAAGTTGCCCATACGCGTGCACCGTTAATATCAAATTTGAGTATAAATGCATCAATAGTGCCGTTTAATGCTGACTGGTTGTATGCTCCCGCAAAGTTAAGGGTCGGGAAATTGGCTGAGTATGTTCTTCCGGCAATGAAAAGATTTCCGGCGGTATCAAATACTATACCGGTACCATCGTCCAAAGCGCTTCCTCCATAGTATGTTGCCCATAAACGTGTTCCGCCATTAGAAAACTTAAGGATATAGGCATCGGCTGCTCCGCCTGTCGCGGCCTGATTGTATGCTCCGGCTTTGTTTAAGACCGGGAAATTGGTCGATTGAGAATACCCGGTTACAAAAATGTTCCCTGTTACGTCAACGGCAATTGAATTTGCTTCTTCATAGGAACTGCCTCCGTAATAGGTAGCCCATAAGCGAACGCCGTTGTTATCAAATTTTACAATCTGAATATCATGATCACCGTTGTTAGCGCCGGAGTAATAATTTCCAGTGGACGGGTTATAAACAGGAAAATTGGTTGATTTGGAATATCCACAGGCAAAAACATTTCCGGCGTTATCGGTTTTCACGCTTAAAAAGCCGTCATAACTATTCCCGCCGTAGTATGTTCCCCATACCAGCTGCGGGTCGATTATCAATGACTCTCCTATATTATAATTGTCAATAGCGAAATGAATACGCGTTTCATAACCGTCTAGATTATTTCTTCTATCAGGACTTTTTACAAAATGCGTCGCTATTTCTTTGTCCTGCTGATAGCTTACAGGTGATCTTTCGGTTAATGTGCCTGTGTTAGTCTTAATTTCTACTTCTCCGTTTCTGTTTAATCGTAAAGGCTCGGGAGAAGAATAGATCAATTCTATTTTTTTTATATCCGCTCCGGGATGAACTATAAAATCATATTTTAAGCCTTTAGGGTCTGAATTATAAAGTACCCAATCAATGTCCGGGTAAATCTCCTTAATGATTATTTTTTCAAAGCTGTGTATATCGGTAATTCCATCAGGGCAGTGACCTGAAAAATATTGTACGAAATCTGTACTCCGCCCTTCTTTTATAATATTTTCCCTCTTAATGGAAGCGCCATTTAAGGTCATGTCGATCCGATCCCATTTCATCTTCCTGTTTTCTTCGTCAGCTTCATCTTCTCCTTCTTCCATTTTCAGAAACATATACGTAATTCCTTTTTCGGTTATATATATTTCCAAAGAAGGAGCATCTACTTTGAACAATACAAATGGTACAGTTTTTCCCTCCATATCAGTCAATTGCCCTTTGTTTTCAGTGAACCGGACCGGTTTATCGGTTATGTATTGACGGGTATCATTAGAAATTACAGAACCGACAGTTTTATGATCTCCATTGGCAACCACATTTCCAATGACAGGCACAACTAATGCAATGGCTAAAATACGGTTCAAGAACATGCTTGTGTTTATTTATAGCAAGTTACGTATAAAACCAAACAGCTTCCAAACCAATTGAGGAGCGATTATTTCCTGTTCAGTATGTTTATGCACTTATAAAAATTTATGCTAATTTAGAACGGACAGATATGTTTTTGGGTTATCCAGATCCGGATTTTATTTCACATTGTTTTACATCAACTGATTTTTAATAGCTCCTATTCAATTGAAACCGACAAACGACCTGTTCCTGCTTATAAAATCCCTTCATAAGAACGAGAAGCGGTATTTTAAACTATTCGCCTCATTTTATGAAAAGGATAAACAATACCTGAAGCTGTTTGATAAGATCAGCGCGATGGATGAATACGATGAAGGTTCATTGAAGAAGCAATTTCAATCCGGAGAATTTGCCCTGGCCAAGCACCGCTTGTATAAGATAATATTAAAAAGCCTGGTTGCATATAATGATACGGATGATAACAATGACCTGAATCTGGAATTATATAAAGCCGGTATTCTGAAAAAAAAGCGATTGGATAATGAGTTTTTTAAGAGAATGACTGTTTTAAAAGAACGGGCTTTGAGTTTGGATAAATATGAAGCTGCTGCATATATTATATCAATTGAAAAAAACATAGCACTTGGTAAAGTAATTTATAAGGAATCATTTAAGGGGGTAACGGATTTTTTCGGAAACCTTTATACCGTCATTGACAGAAGCAAAGAGTTGAATAAATATCATGAGTTGTATTGGAGGGTTTCGATTGCGAATAATACCAATGACAAAATAAAAACAAAAAAAGTTTTTGATAACATCATTACTTCTGAATACCTGCAGGATGAATCAAAAGCTACGACCTTCAGGATGAAGATCTTTTTTCACAACACCTGGTCTGTTTATTACGATCACCTTGGAGATACGACAAATTCGTATAAAGAGATCATTAAACTGAAAGCATTATTTGAAAAGCATCCCGCGATCATGGATGACAACCCAAATGAATACATGACCGTATTGTATAATTTATTCGAAAAGGCCATCACGCTTAAGCGATATAAAGAATCGCGGCTTATAATAAATGATATCAACAAAGTGCCGACGTATGAAGATGAATCGGGGCTGTACAGAGAGTCTTTATCTCTCGCATGCACCTTAAAGTTGTATGCAAAAGTATTGCCTGAAAGATCAGAGACGTTTATTGATGATATTGTTTTGCGTAATGATATCCGTAAAAAATTATCAGGCATCCGTTCTCCTTTGCTGAGGATAGTAATTATGTTTCGTATTGCATACCTGTTATTTGTTTTCCGAAAGTACAGGCCGGCTACAAGCTGGTGCAACAGGATCATTGCTGAATTCGACAACTATGAAGTGTTTGGTGAACTTACTGTAATGGTAAACATAATGCAGTGCCTGATTGGCTTTGATACGGGAGATCATGCCATTGTTGAAAGTATTATCCGTTCATTGTCCCGCCGAAAAAAATATTTAACCCAGAGAGAGAATAAAAAATATTTATTGTTAATTATTTCCTCTTTTGAAAAGCTGAATAAAGATCAAACTAGAGAAAGATACAATCGTGAGTTATCTGTTCTCAAAGATAAACTCGAACACTTTGATAACTCAACGGATGAAATTATATTTGATTTTGTTGATGTTATTTCATGGATAGAAAGCAAAACAGAGGATCGTCCTGTTGCTGAAATAATCCGAAAGAAAGCGGGTCACGTCAGGGCGCAGTAAGGCAAATGGTTAATAGTTGAGGGTTGTTGGTTGTCAGTAATCAATATGTGGTTGCCTGAAATAGCTTTTTGGTTTACCACAACTGACAACCAACAACTAAATCACGGCGTGCTC
This is a stretch of genomic DNA from Bacteroidota bacterium. It encodes these proteins:
- a CDS encoding SBBP repeat-containing protein, coding for MFLNRILAIALVVPVIGNVVANGDHKTVGSVISNDTRQYITDKPVRFTENKGQLTDMEGKTVPFVLFKVDAPSLEIYITEKGITYMFLKMEEGEDEADEENRKMKWDRIDMTLNGASIKRENIIKEGRSTDFVQYFSGHCPDGITDIHSFEKIIIKEIYPDIDWVLYNSDPKGLKYDFIVHPGADIKKIELIYSSPEPLRLNRNGEVEIKTNTGTLTERSPVSYQQDKEIATHFVKSPDRRNNLDGYETRIHFAIDNYNIGESLIIDPQLVWGTYYGGNSYDGFLSVKTDNAGNVFACGYSKSTNFPVYNPSTGNYYSGANNGDHDIQIVKFDNNGVRLWATYYGGSSYEEANSIAVDVTGNIFVTGYSQSTNFPVLNKAGAYNQAATGGAADAYILKFSNGGTRLWATYYGGSALDDGTGIVFDTAGNLFIAGRTYSANFPTLNFAGAYNQSALNGTIDAFILKFDINGARVWATYYGGSGFDQAHSIACDAFGNVFVGGSGGNPTFPTLNPGGGAYFQTISNSFILKFNSTTCASTWATNFGGPGFSVLHHLAVDAGGNIFVTGKTTDTSFPTLDPGGGAYYDNTYNGGTGFIGDAYIAKFSGTNNALLWSSYYGGSSDDQPFATYNGPAICVDNCGNVYVTGRTKSTDFPTLNPGCGGYLAGYGGGGQDDVFILKFNNNGVRLWATYNGTSGTFGIDFGSSVTTDANNNLFAVGEWQTMTSNGLLNSAGAYYQSGFAGIHDAFIMKFIPITPAYTQSQVNATSCSPCNGTATISLTCGEPDYSYAWSNGSSTLSTIASNTITGLCPGTYTVTTTSNCNQVRTATFVITGTPCGGITVTATGADICPNTCATITAAASNGTGPYTYTWSNNETTQTISPCPVSSTTYTVTITDNTGATASSTTAITINPAVTVTISATNLSCNGSNDGTATAIAGGGSPAFMYNWSGVIQGSGFQVSGLSAGTYTVTVTDNKGCTATSTATFTSPPPLSGQFAKGTANCVACGCKEWLMVTASGGTSPYSYSWPDGYVTRYKNQLCPGNYIVKVTDKNGCSMNINLTAP